Within Micromonospora parathelypteridis, the genomic segment CCCAGCAACAGCGCACAGGTCACCGTGAAGTTCGGCGACGCGTCCCAGGACATGTCGATCGAGATGGACCTGGTCTACATCGACTCGGAGAGCTGGGTGAAGATGGACCTCGGTGGTGCCATGGTCGCCGCCCTCCCCGGTGCGGCGAAGAACAAGGGCAAGTACCAGCACCTCGACAAGACCAAGGTCGAGGGCATCGCGGACCTCCAGTTGGATCCCGAGTCGCTCGACCCGGTCGACAGTGACGCCCTGGTCAAGGGTGTGACCGACGTGCAGAAGACCGCCGAGGGCGCTTACGCCGGCAAGATCGACATTTCGGCCGCCGCCACCGAGTCGCTCGCCCTCGACGAGGAGGTCGTCACCGCGTTGGGTGCGCAGGCCAAGGCGCTGCCGTTCACGGCCAAGCTGGACCCGCAGGGTCGACTCACCGAGCTGGTCATCTCGGTGCCGGCCGCCGGCGAGACCGCCGCGCACGAGGTCAAGATCAGTTACACGGGCTACGGGACCGGCACCGGCGCGAAGAAGCCGCCGGCCGACAAGGTCGTCGAGGCTCCGGCCGAGACGTACGAGATGTTCAAGTAGATCGACATCGTGGGTCGGGGCGGCCTGGTGTCGCCCCGACCCCGTTCGCTGGGCTCCTTCGGGCGCCGGTCACGGACAACCGGACAGGCGGGTGATTGTCCGACGCGCCAACAGGGAACAGAGAGGGAGTGATCCGGGCGCGCTGCTCGGTCCGGATCGCGCGACGCGGCCGACGGTGCTGCCGCGTCGCCCGGTTTCCGGCGCCGTCCAGGTCGTCGGGTGACCCTCTTGGGAGACACGTATGACTGTTCGACGACTCGGCGTCGGCCTGGTAGCCGCCGCTCTGATCACGCCCGCGCTGGCCGCCTGCGCCAGCAATGGAACCGGCACCCCCGGATCGACCGCGTCCCCGACGGTGACCGCGTCCGGCACGGCGAGCCCGTCCGGCGGCGCGCCGGTGGAGGGCGACGCCAAGCAGGCCCTGCTCGACTCGACCAAGGAGATCAGCAGCGGCAACTTCCGGTTCACCCTCACGGGGGCCGGCTCGACGGCGGAGGGGCAGGTGCACCAGCCGAGCCAGAGCGCCGCGATGAAGGTCGCGATCGGCGGCCCCTCATCCGACCTGACGATGAAGCTCGACCTCATCCACTACAAGCCGGACAGCTGGGTGAAGCTGGAGCTGACCGGCCCCGCCGCCCAGAACCTGCCCGCCATCAAGCAACTCAACCTCGGCAAGTACCAGCACCTGGACCAGGCCCGGATCAAGGGCAACCGCAGCCTCGGCTTCGACTTCGAGAAGGTCGACCCGGCCGGCAGCGCGGTCCTGACCCAGGGCATCACCGAGGTCCGCAGCACCGGAACCGGCACGTACGCCGGCACCATCGACGTCACCAAGGCCGCCGAGGCGGGCTCGCTGAACGCCGCCACGATCGCGGCGCTGGGGACCCAGGCGAAGACGGTCCCGTTCACCGCGAAGGTGGACCCGCAGGGCCGCCTCAGCGAGTTGGTGCTGCAGTTGCCGGCCGCCGGGCAGACCACCGCCCAGGAGATCCGGATGACGTACTCCGACTACGGCGCCGCCACCGCGGCGCAGAAGCCGCCGGCGGACCAGGTCGTCGAGGCCCCGGCCGAGCTGTACAGCCTGTTCAACTGACGTACGCGGGTGGGGCGGCGTCGGCCGCCCCACCGGCTGGTCAGGAAGCGGGCTCCTGCCGGGCGGCGTCGATCCGCGCACGCGCGCCATCCAGCCAGCGTTGGCAGATCACCGCCAGCGCCTCGCCGCGCTCCCAGAGCGCCAGCGACTCCTCCAGGGACGTGCCGCCGGCCTCCAGCCGCTCGACCACCGAGGCCAGCTCGGAGCGGGCCTGCTCGTAACTGAGCCGCTCGTCCGGCCCGGCCTTCTTGTCGTCAGTCATCGCGTCCATCTCAGCACATCACTCCCCGGGTCACCGCGTCGCCACTCAGCCGTCGACCGTGGCGGCCAGCTCGCCGTCGGCCAGCCGTACCCGCAACGGGTCGCCCTTGGCGACGTCCGCCGCCGCGCGGACGACGTGGCCGTCCGCGCGCTGCACGATCGCGTACCCCCGGTCGAGGGTGGCGGCGGGGGAGAGCGCGCGCAGCCGCGCCAGCGTGTGGCGCAGGTCGTCGTCGGCGGCGGCGAGCCGGTGCTCCAGGCAGCGGCCGGCCCGCTGGCGCAACGCGGCCAGCTCGGTCGCCCGATGTTCCACCATCACCTGGGGTCGGGCCAGCACCGGCCGGGACCGCAGCCCGTCGAGCCGGTGCGTCTCGCGGTCGACCAGGTTGCGCACCGCCCGTTCGAGGCGGTGCCGGGCCTGGCCGATGAGGCGTACCTCCTCGGTGAGGTCGGGGACGACCCGCTTGGCCGCGTCGGTCGGGGTGGAGGCGCGGACGTCGGCGACGTAGTCGATCAGCGGCGCGTCCGTCTCGTGGCCGATCGCGCTGACCACCGGGGTACGACAGCCGAACACCGCACGACAGAGCGCCTCGTCGGAGAAGGGGAGCAGGTCCTCGATGCCGCCGCCGCCCCGGGCGATGATGATCACGTCGATGCTCGGGTCGGCGTCCAGCACCTTGAGCGCGTCGACGATCTGCGGCACGGCGGACGGGCCCTGCACGGCCACGTTGACAGTGCGGAACTCCACTGCGGGCCAACGTCGGCGGGCATTGGTCAGCACGTCCCGCTCCGCCGCCGACGCGCGACCGGTGATGAGCCCGATCCGGCCGGGCAGGAACGGCAGTCGGCGCTTGCGGGCACGGTCGAAGAGCCCTTCGGCGGCCAGCAGCTTCTTGAGCTTCTCCAGCCGGGCCAGCAGCTCCCCGAGCCCCACCTGGCGGATCTCGTCGGCGCGCAGGCTCAGCGTGCCCCGGGCGGCGTAGAACTCCGGTTTGGCGTGCAGCACCACCCGCGCGCCCTCGCGCAACTCCGGCGCCCCAGCATCCAGTACGTCCCGGTTGGTGGTGACGGTCAGGCTCAGGTCGGCCGACGGGTCACGCAGGGTGAGGAAGACCGTGCTGGCTCCGGGGCGGCGGCTGATCTGCGCCACCTGTCCGTCCACCCACACCCAGCCGAGCTTGGCGATCCAGGCGCCCACCTTCTGGCTGACCACCCGCACCGGCCAGGGCTCCTCAGCACTACTCCCCCCGCTACCCCCACCCACAGTCACGCCGCCCACCCTACAAACCCCACCCCCGACCCCCGTCGATCATGAAGTTATTGCCCTCTTTGTCGGCGTGTCGCGGCGATAACTTCATGATCACCCAGGGCTTGGGGGTGGGTTGCGCGGGAATTGGCTGAGGTGGCGGTGGGAGGGGCGGCACGTAGGATGGGCGGGTGACTGAGGCTGAGGCGACTCCACGGACCGGCAAGCGCGTGCTCCTGGCCAAGCCCCGCGGCTACTGCGCTGGCGTCGACCGCGCGGTGCAGACCGTCGAGGAGGCACTGAAGCTCTACGGCGCCCCGATCTATGTGCGCAAGCAGATCGTGCACAACAAGCACGTGGTGCAGACCCTGGAGGCCCAGGGCGCGATCTTCGTAGAGGAGAACGAGGAGGTGCCGGTGGGCGCCACCGTCATCTTCTCCGCACACGGCGTGGCTCCGGAGGTCTACGAGCAGGCCAAGCAGCGCTCGCTGAAGGCGATCGACGCGACCTGTCCGCTGGTCACCAAGGTGCACCACGAGGCGAAGCGGTTCGCCGCCGAGGATTACGACATCCTGCTCATCGGCCACGAGGGGCACGAAGAGGTCATCGGCACGGCCGGTGAGGCCCCCGCACACATCCAACTGGTCGACGGACCGGATGGTGCCGACAAGATCACCGTCCGTGATCCGGAGAAGGTCGTCTGGCTCTCCCAGACCACGCTCTCGGTCGACGAGACGCTGGAGACGGTGGCCCGGCTCAAGCAGCGACTGCCGCTGCTGCAGTCCCCGCCCAGCGACGACATCTGCTACGCCACCTCCAACCGGCAGCACGTGGTCAAGGAGATCGCCGCCGACTGCGACGTGGTGATCGTCGTCGGCTCGACGAACTCCTCCAACTCGGTCCGCCTGGTCGAGGTCGCTCTGGACGCGGGCGCTCGCGCCGGTCACCTCGTCGACTTCGCCCACGAGATCGACGACGCCTGGCTGGAGGGGGCCAACACGGTCGGCCTGACCTCCGGCGCGAGCGTCCCGGACGACCTCGTCCAGGAGGTGCTGGTTCACCTCGCCGCGCGGGGCTTCGCCGACGTCGAGGAGATCACCACCGCCAACGAGCGGCTCACGTTCTCGCTGCCGCAGGAGCTGAAGCGGGACATGAAGGCCGCGGCGGCGCGCGGCTGAGCACGGGAACGAACACGGCCCGGCCTGCGTCAGATTCGGTATGAGGACCTTTCGGCTCGCCGTTGCCGCGCTGACCGTCTGCGCGGCGCTGAGCGCCTGCGGCAACCAGGACGCCGGAGGCGGCACGCCCACCCCGACGCCGACGGGAGCGCAGCCGGCGACCAGCCAGCCCACGCCCGAGCCGACCGCCCCGCCGTCGACCGTCGACCCGGCACCGACCACCCCGCCAACGGGCCCGAAGCCGGGCGGCCCGAGTACGCCACCGGGGGTCGGGGCCACCACCCTGTCCGGCACCGTGCAGGGCGGCGTGGAGCCCAACTGCGTTCTGCTCGACGGCTACCTGCTCCTCGGTGGGCCGCGTGACGTGCTGAAGCCGGGTACGCGGGTGGAGGTCACCGGCCGGGTCGAGCCCGGCATGATGACCACCTGCCAGCAGGGCACCCCGTTCGTGGTGTCGGGTGCCAACCGCTCCTGATTAGCTGCCCTAGCGGGCCGAGACCCCGTCGTCGGCCGGATCGGCCAGCTCGGGCGCCTGCGGCTGCCTGGGCGTCAACTCGACCTGGGCGGGCGTGGGCAACTCCTCGTCCGAGACGCCCAGCTCGGCGAGCTTGCGTGCGCTGACCAGCACCCGGGCCTCCAGCGAGCCGACCGCCCGGTTGTACGCGGTCACCGCACCGGCCAGCGACGACCCGAGCTTGCCCACGTGGTCACCCAGGGTCGAGAGCCGGCCGTACAGCTCCCGGGCGAGGGTGTGCACCGCGAGCGCGTTCCGGGCCAGCGCCTCCTGTCGCCAGGAGTAGGCGACCGTCCGGAGCAGTGCGACCAGCGTGGCCGGCGTGGCCAGCACCACGTTGCGGGTGAAGGCGTGCTCCAGCAGCGTCGGGTCACGCTGCAGCGCGACGTCGAGGAACGGGTCGGCGGGAACGAACAGCACCACGAACTCCGGCGAGCTGTCGAACGCCGACCAGTAGGACTTGGCGGCCAGAGCGTCGACGTGCCCCCGCAGGTGCCGGGCGTGCGCGTCGAGGTGGGTGTCCCGGCCGCGCTCGTCGCGGGCCTCCATGGCCGTCAGGTACGCGTCGAACGGCGCCTTGGCGTCCACCACCACCGATCGGCCGCCATGCAGTCGGACCACCAGATCCGGTCGGACGACCTGCTGATCGGTGGCGGCCGTGACCTGCTCGGAGAAGTCGCAGTGCTCCAGCATCCCGGCCGCCTCGACGATCCGGCGCAGCTGGTGCTCGCCCCAGCGGCCCCGCACCTGTGGCGCCCGCAGCGCCGCGACCAGCTGCTTGGTCTCGGTGCGCAGCTCGCCGGAGACGGCGGTCATCGAACGGACCTGCTCGCGCAGCTCGGCGTACGCGTCGACCCGGTCGTGCTCCAGCTCGGCCACCCGCTGCTCGTAGCGGCGAAGCGTGTCGTGCAGCGGGGCGACCGCCCGGGCCACCGCCTCCTGGGACTGCGCGGTGGCCTCGTAGTTCAGGGCCCGCATGGACTGCTCCAGCCGGCCCTCGCCCTCTCGGGTGGCGGCCAGGGTGGCATCGAGGCGGGCGATGTCGGCCGCCGACCGGGACCGGGCCGCGAGCCAGCCCACCGCCCCGCCAGCACCGAGGCACACGATCACCAGGAGCAGGGTCGAGACGTCCATCACCGGAGCTTGCCAGACGGCTACGACGAGACACCCGGGAGTACGGTCGAAGATATGGAACTTGTGTTGTGCCTCGTCGTCGTGCTGGTCGGCGCGCTGGGCGCCGCGGCGCTCATCCGCGCTCAGGCAAGTGCCCGTCAGCGCACCGAGCTCGGCGACGCCCGCGCGGAGGCGCAGCGGTGGTACGAGCGCCTCGGCGGCCAGTTGATGAACCTGCAGGGCGAGGAGCCGGCGGTGCGCCAGGCGCTGGCCGATGCCGGTGAGCGGTACAACGCGGCGGGCTCGCAGCTGGAGCAGGCACGTACGCCGCACCAGTTCGGGCTGGCCCGGGAGACCGCGCTGGAGGGGCTGGCGTACATCCGGGCGGCGCGTACCGCGCTGGGTATCGATCCGGGCCCCGAGGTGCCGGCGCTGGCCGCCGCCCGCGGCGTTGGGCAGCTCACCAAGGAGCGCGAGGTCGACGTGCAGGGGCAGACCTTCCGGGCCGGTCCGCAGCCCGGTCGGGAAACGCCCTACTACTACCCCGGTGGGCGTTATCAGGGTCGACCGGTGCCCGCCGGCTGGTATTCGACACCGTGGTGGAAGACGGCGCTGGGCGCCGGTGCCGGTGTGCTCGGCGGCATCCTGATCGCCGACGCGCTGTTCTCGCCCGCCTTCGCCGACCCCGGGTACGGCTATGACGCCGGCTACCAGGAGGGCTTCGGCGACGGCGCCGAGCAGGGCGGGGACGGCGGCGACCAGGGCGGCGACCAGGGCGGGGACTTCGGCGGCGACCAGGGCGGGGACTTCGGCGGAGGGGACT encodes:
- a CDS encoding 4-hydroxy-3-methylbut-2-enyl diphosphate reductase → MTEAEATPRTGKRVLLAKPRGYCAGVDRAVQTVEEALKLYGAPIYVRKQIVHNKHVVQTLEAQGAIFVEENEEVPVGATVIFSAHGVAPEVYEQAKQRSLKAIDATCPLVTKVHHEAKRFAAEDYDILLIGHEGHEEVIGTAGEAPAHIQLVDGPDGADKITVRDPEKVVWLSQTTLSVDETLETVARLKQRLPLLQSPPSDDICYATSNRQHVVKEIAADCDVVIVVGSTNSSNSVRLVEVALDAGARAGHLVDFAHEIDDAWLEGANTVGLTSGASVPDDLVQEVLVHLAARGFADVEEITTANERLTFSLPQELKRDMKAAAARG
- the xseA gene encoding exodeoxyribonuclease VII large subunit gives rise to the protein MTVGGGSGGSSAEEPWPVRVVSQKVGAWIAKLGWVWVDGQVAQISRRPGASTVFLTLRDPSADLSLTVTTNRDVLDAGAPELREGARVVLHAKPEFYAARGTLSLRADEIRQVGLGELLARLEKLKKLLAAEGLFDRARKRRLPFLPGRIGLITGRASAAERDVLTNARRRWPAVEFRTVNVAVQGPSAVPQIVDALKVLDADPSIDVIIIARGGGGIEDLLPFSDEALCRAVFGCRTPVVSAIGHETDAPLIDYVADVRASTPTDAAKRVVPDLTEEVRLIGQARHRLERAVRNLVDRETHRLDGLRSRPVLARPQVMVEHRATELAALRQRAGRCLEHRLAAADDDLRHTLARLRALSPAATLDRGYAIVQRADGHVVRAAADVAKGDPLRVRLADGELAATVDG
- a CDS encoding exodeoxyribonuclease VII small subunit; amino-acid sequence: MTDDKKAGPDERLSYEQARSELASVVERLEAGGTSLEESLALWERGEALAVICQRWLDGARARIDAARQEPAS
- a CDS encoding DNA recombination protein RmuC: MDVSTLLLVIVCLGAGGAVGWLAARSRSAADIARLDATLAATREGEGRLEQSMRALNYEATAQSQEAVARAVAPLHDTLRRYEQRVAELEHDRVDAYAELREQVRSMTAVSGELRTETKQLVAALRAPQVRGRWGEHQLRRIVEAAGMLEHCDFSEQVTAATDQQVVRPDLVVRLHGGRSVVVDAKAPFDAYLTAMEARDERGRDTHLDAHARHLRGHVDALAAKSYWSAFDSSPEFVVLFVPADPFLDVALQRDPTLLEHAFTRNVVLATPATLVALLRTVAYSWRQEALARNALAVHTLARELYGRLSTLGDHVGKLGSSLAGAVTAYNRAVGSLEARVLVSARKLAELGVSDEELPTPAQVELTPRQPQAPELADPADDGVSAR